Proteins found in one Triticum aestivum cultivar Chinese Spring chromosome 4D, IWGSC CS RefSeq v2.1, whole genome shotgun sequence genomic segment:
- the LOC123100716 gene encoding cytochrome P450 87A3: protein MGISVPQYIALCGVTLVIGWLVQWVYKWINPVCNGVLPPGSMGFPVIGETLDFFKASPSLDIPDFYKLRMKRYGPIFKTSLLGQRVVISTDAEMNRFILQQDTLFRIWFPRALAKIFGEESLEAYHGKTHKFIRRCAHTLLGVQTLKDVLLPEMEAAVRERLAAWATKPSVDVRGGAPDLLFELVARKCLGFDSTKSGQLRSTFDVLFTELLSFPIYFPGTSFYRCMQARKIVQKTVRDTLAERLITPGNKHGDLLDIIVEELRAEESSLSENLAVDVVSALLFGSVFTLSGVIAVTFKSLHDNPDVVHALEEENRAMLTDRKGGCSGLTWEEYKSLTFTNQVTNEIIRISNAVLGSFRTTLADAQVNGYTIPAGWLVIVNPMAAHMNEEFFDDPLKFNPWRWMDESKRSTMLKNFLPFGVGIRVCPAAEFIKLLLTLTLHILVTEYRWEEMKETYAFRSAEVMFPQGYHIRLRPKDDQTR, encoded by the exons ATGGGCATTTCTGTTCCTCAATACATAGCTCTGTGTGGAGTTACACTTGTAATTGGATGGCTTGTGCAGTGGGTATACAAATGGATTAACCCGGTTTGCAACGGGGTTCTTCCTCCTGGCTCCATGGGATTCCCTGTTATTGGTGAGACCTTGGACTTCTTCAAGGCAAGCCCTTCCCTGGACATCCCTGACTTCTACAAACTAAGGATGAAAAG GTACGGCCCGATTTTCAAGACAAGCTTGCTGGGGCAGCGTGTGGTTATttccaccgatgcggagatgaatCGGTTTATCCTTCAGCAGGACACATTGTTCCGTATTTGGTTCCCTCGGGCACTGGCTAAAATATTCGGGGAGGAGAGCCTGGAAGCCTACCATGGCAAAACCCACAAGTTCATCCGAAGATGCGCCCACACGCTGTTGGGTGTCCAGACTCTCAAAGATGTGCTCCTCCCTGAGATGGAGGCCGCTGTGAGGGAGCGCCTTGCCGCATGGGCCACCAAGCCGAGTGTCGACGTGCGTGGCGGTGCGCCCGAC CTTCTGTTTGAGCTGGTGGCGAGGAAGTGCCTTGGTTTTGATTCCACCAAGTCGGGACAACTGCGGAGCACGTTTGATGTGCTTTTCACAGAGCTCTTATCCTTCCCGATATATTTTCCCGGGACATCATTTTACCGATGCATGCAG GCAAGGAAAATTGTGCAGAAGACAGTCCGGGATACGTTGGCAGAGAGGTTAATTACACCAGGGAATAAACATGGTGACCTCCTTGACATAATTGTCGAAGAGCTGCGGGCTGAAGAGTCATCACTAAGTGAGAATTTGGCAGTTGATGTGGTCTCAGCATTGTTGTTCGGCAGCGTCTTCACGCTATCAGGAGTCATCGCTGTAACATTCAAGTCACTCCATGACAACCCGGACGTTGTCCATGCCCTTGAG GAGGAGAACCGAGCTATGCTGACAGATCGGAAGGGTGGGTGCTCCGGGCTCACATGGGAGGAGTACAAGTCATTGACATTCACTAATCAG GTGACCAATGAGATTATTCGAATCAGCAATGCCGTACTTGGGTCATTTAGGACAACTCTTGCGGATGCACAAGTCAATG GCTATACAATTCCAGCCGGATGGTTGGTCATAGTCAACCCCATGGCAGCTCATATGAACGAAGAATTTTTCGATGATCCACTCAAATTTAATCCATGGAGGTGGATG GATGAGTCAAAGCGCAGCACAATGCTGAAGAATTTCTTGCCATTCGGAGTAGGCATTAGGGTATGTCCTGCCGCAGAGTTTATCAAGCTGTTACTAACACTTACCCTCCATATTTTGGTAACGGAATATAG ATGGGAAGAAATGAAAGAAACATATGCATTTCGAAGTGCGGAGGTTATGTTCCCGCAGGGCTACCACATTCGACTTCGACCAAAGGACGACCAAACGAGATGA
- the LOC123100717 gene encoding obtusifoliol 14-alpha demethylase-like — protein MDMLATRTTWLAIGILFIIVVGTKILRWKSSVHPLSTRPPPPIVNVLGLLPSLFIKGFGVTINDLYTKFGSVFTVSLFGPKITLLVGPEVSTHFFQGLESDIDVRKFMEVTIPIFGQEVFYGVDTATCSEQLNFIVDALKPSKLRSLVDPMSQEVEAYFAKWGQDGIVDLKHELEQVLMFISSRCLLGYEVRDMMLEEVYSLFHDLANGLNFLSFLFPYTTTPRNRRRDKAHIRLKEIFTATIRSRRSSGRVEDDALQRLMNSKYKDGRFTTEAEISGMIMGLVVAGHISSTSTSTWTGACMLSNTKFLIAAMEEQKHIISKYKNQIGYEALSEMDTLHRCIKEAIRMHTSAPVLVRKAHTKFRVHTKEGEEYDIPGGHNILVPTALNNKLAHIYSDPHLYDPDRFGPGREEDKVGGKYSFTTFGGGRHVCPGMALAYLQIKVIWSHLLRNFELKLISSFPKADGSKMNQEPKGKVMISYKRHQLL, from the exons ATGGACATGCTGGCAACTAGAACCACATGGTTGGCCATAGGTATCCTTTTCATAATTGTAGTAGGCACCAAGATTTTAAGATGGAAAAGCAGTGTCCATCCATTGTCCACAAGACCACCTCCACCTATCGTGAATGTCCTTGGTCTCTTACCTTCACTCTTTATCAAGGGTTTTGGGGTTACAATCAATGATTTGTACACAAAGTTTGGCAGTGTATTTACAGTAAGTTTGTTTGGACCAAAGATAACCTTGTTGGTTGGACCAGAGGTCTCAACTCATTTCTTCCAAGGGTTGGAGTCAGATATTGACGTTCGTAAATTTATGGAGGTCACCATTCCCATCTTTGGCCAAGAAGTTTTTTATGGTGTAGATACCGCAACTTGCAGTGAACAATTAAACTTCATCGTTGATGCGCTAAAGCCTTCCAAGCTGCGGAGCCTCGTTGATCCCATGTCTCAAGAAGTAGAG GCCTACTTTGCAAAGTGGGGACAAGATGGCATAGTTGACCTTAAACATGAACTCGAGCAGGTACTCATGTTTATCTCAAGTCGGTGCCTACTCGGATATGAGGTTCGAGACATGATGCTGGAAGAAGTATACTCATTATTCCATGACCTTGCAAATGGCTTGAACTTTCTCAGTTTCTTGTTCCCATATACTACAACCCCGAGAAACCGCCGACGagacaaggcacacatcaggctgAAAGAAATTTTCACTGCAACCATCAGGTCACGTAGAAGCTCCGGCCGAGTCGAGGACGATGCACTGCAGAGGTTGATGAATTCCAAGTACAAAGATGGTCGCTTTACAACCGAAGCAGAAATTTCTGGCATGATCATGGGCCTCGTCGTTGCCGGACACATCTCAAGCACTAGCACTAGTACATGGACTGGAGCTTGCATGTTGAGCAACACCAAGTTCTTAATAGCTGCCATGGAGGAGCAAAAACATATCATTAGCAAGTACAAGAACCAAATAGGCTACGAAGCCTTGTCGGAGATGGATACCCTGCATAGATGCATCAAGGAGGCAATTAGAATGCATACATCAGCACCAGTTTTAGTTCGCAAGGCACATACAAAATTCAGGGTGCATACCAAGGAAGGCGAGGAATATGACATACCTGGGGGGCATAATATTCTAGTCCCTACTGCACTCAACAATAAGCTAGCACACATTTACAGTGACCCTCATCTGTATGACCCGGATCGGTTTGGCCCTGGAAGAGAGGAGGACAAAGTTGGTGGCAAGTACTCTTTCACAACATTTGGTGGTGGAAGGCATGTTTGCCCTGGCATGGCCTTGGCATACCTACAAATTAAGGTGATATGGAGCCATTTGTTAAGAAATTTTGAGCTCAAGCTAATATCTTCATTCCCTAAGGCTGATGGGAGCAAGATGAACCAAGAGCCTAAAGGAAAAGTAATGATAAGTTATAAGCGACATCAACTTCTGTGA